The Candidatus Rokuibacteriota bacterium genome window below encodes:
- a CDS encoding ATP-binding protein, whose amino-acid sequence MGETRVDLLHLLEDLRDAYPGSTEETILAEIVANSLDSGATTIAIVTDPSRPSLTILDDGAGMRRRELARYHDVAASAKVRGAGIGFAGVGIKVALLVCDEVVTETRHGRHHVATTWRLASRHKAPWRWLPPPGLLAGRGTAARLRPTNALSPLLDPGFIEGVLRRNFQPLLDPALEEILSVHYPRGVSFVLNGGTLERRSWHAPESASITIRVARKRKPAGAGYLIRDAGPLPEELRGVAVSTFGKVIKRGWDWLAITPSAAERIGGLIEVPGLAECLTLNKADFIRAGARGAIYLAYRRATQEAVSRQLTLWGDAGDAAARARRRAARPVERDLVAVLGELADVFPLLATLVEQRVGGQRRLPVSSAGPGLSASAAPPPAAHETPGTDREREEAGVERPPEAPAGEPVEGVETPRASVPEPTPPAAAGHLAADRGARRPARYGLSIQFESRRDDPELARLVESTVWVNDAHPAYRRAVASRSEGYHVALAVAMALAPLAVDPAKEHAFITAFLARWGAALERRQASRRR is encoded by the coding sequence CTGGGCGAGACACGGGTCGATCTCCTCCACCTGCTCGAAGATCTGCGCGATGCCTACCCGGGGTCTACGGAGGAGACGATCCTCGCCGAGATTGTCGCCAATTCCCTCGACTCCGGCGCCACGACCATCGCGATCGTCACGGATCCATCTCGGCCGTCGCTGACAATCCTGGACGACGGCGCCGGCATGCGCCGGCGTGAGCTGGCCCGTTACCACGACGTCGCGGCCAGCGCCAAGGTCCGGGGCGCCGGGATCGGCTTTGCCGGTGTCGGCATCAAGGTGGCGCTGCTCGTCTGCGATGAGGTAGTGACCGAAACGCGGCACGGCCGGCATCACGTGGCCACGACCTGGCGACTCGCCTCCCGCCACAAGGCGCCCTGGCGGTGGCTCCCGCCGCCGGGACTCCTGGCCGGGCGCGGCACGGCGGCACGACTCAGGCCCACCAACGCGCTCTCCCCGCTCCTTGACCCTGGCTTCATCGAGGGCGTCCTGCGCCGGAACTTCCAGCCCCTCCTCGATCCCGCCCTGGAGGAGATCCTGAGCGTCCACTACCCGCGCGGGGTGAGCTTCGTGCTCAACGGGGGTACCCTGGAGCGGCGAAGCTGGCACGCCCCGGAGAGCGCGTCCATCACGATACGCGTGGCGCGGAAGCGGAAGCCCGCGGGCGCGGGCTACCTGATCCGCGATGCGGGGCCGCTCCCCGAGGAACTGCGAGGTGTCGCGGTCAGCACGTTCGGGAAGGTCATCAAGCGCGGCTGGGACTGGTTGGCCATCACCCCATCCGCGGCGGAGCGGATCGGCGGCCTGATCGAGGTGCCGGGGCTGGCCGAGTGCCTCACCCTGAACAAGGCCGACTTCATCCGCGCCGGTGCGAGGGGTGCGATCTACCTGGCCTATCGCCGGGCCACCCAGGAGGCCGTGTCGCGGCAGCTCACCCTCTGGGGGGACGCCGGTGACGCCGCCGCGCGGGCGCGGCGCCGCGCTGCCCGACCCGTCGAGCGCGACCTCGTAGCCGTGCTCGGCGAGCTCGCCGACGTGTTCCCGCTTCTGGCCACGCTCGTCGAGCAGCGGGTCGGCGGCCAGCGCCGACTGCCGGTGAGCAGCGCCGGTCCCGGCCTCAGCGCGTCCGCCGCTCCACCGCCCGCGGCGCACGAAACACCCGGCACAGATCGCGAGCGCGAGGAGGCTGGTGTCGAAAGGCCGCCGGAGGCGCCTGCCGGGGAGCCCGTCGAGGGTGTCGAGACCCCTCGCGCGAGCGTGCCCGAGCCCACGCCGCCGGCTGCGGCGGGTCATCTGGCCGCCGATCGTGGCGCCCGTCGGCCCGCGCGGTACGGCTTGAGCATCCAGTTCGAAAGCCGCCGCGATGACCCGGAGCTCGCGCGTCTCGTCGAGTCCACGGTGTGGGTGAACGACGCGCATCCCGCCTACCGGCGCGCGGTCGCCTCGCGCTCCGAGGGCTACCACGTCGCGCTCGCCGTGGCGATGGCGCTCGCCCCTTTAGCCGTGGACCCAGCCAAGGAGCATGCCTTCATCACCGCATTCCTGGCACGCTGGGGCGCGGCGCTGGAGCGCCGCCAAGCGAGC